A region of Nakaseomyces glabratus chromosome M, complete sequence DNA encodes the following proteins:
- the CSE4 gene encoding centromeric DNA-binding histone H3-like protein CSE4 (CAGL0M13145g~Centromere binding protein of the inner kinetochore) produces the protein MSTRQAVFERDVDEDRWPRSARGLAGVNTVFEGDSEINSKAMRLLEKTRHRRNLLNRREDRRRYLGGVKAKAIESDYYHRNQLPSSYDAGNDDFEPINNSHVESEEENKRLPEKYSLDKYVKRSRKQRDHRHIVAKPKEKRNFAPSKLAMYEIEKYQRSTALLIQKIPFAKLVKEVTEEFAGESQDLRWQSMAILALQEASEAYLVGLLEHTNLLALHAKRITIMKKDMQLARRIRGQFI, from the coding sequence ATGTCTACTAGGCAAGCGGTGTTTGAAAGAGATGTGGATGAAGATAGATGGCCCAGATCAGCACGAGGGTTGGCTGGTGTTAACACTGTATTTGAAGGTGATTCAGAGATTAACTCTAAAGCAATGCGATTATTAGAGAAGACTAGGCATCGCAGGAATTTACTAAATCGTCGAGAGGATCGTCGCCGTTATTTGGGAGGGGTTAAGGCAAAAGCAATTGAATCAGATTATTACCATCGCAATCAACTACCAAGCTCATATGATGCTGGTAACGACGATTTTGAGCCGATCAATAACTCACATGTTGAatcagaagaagaaaataagagACTTCCTGAGAAATACTCTTTGGACAAATACGTTAAACGTAGCAGAAAGCAAAGAGATCATAGGCACATAGTGGCGAAGCCTAAAGAGAAACGAAACTTTGCTCCTAGTAAGCTTGCCATGTAtgagattgaaaaatatcaaagatCAACAGCATTACTGATACAAAAGATCCCATTTGCTAAACTTGTCAAGGAAGTCACAGAAGAATTTGCCGGTGAATCGCAAGATCTTCGTTGGCAATCAATGGCCATCCTCGCTCTTCAGGAAGCAAGTGAAGCTTACTTGGTAGGATTACTAGAGCATACAAATTTGTTGGCATTGCATGCTAAACGTATCACGATTATGAAGAAGGACATGCAATTAGCTAGGAGAATAAGAGGACAGTTCATCTGA
- the MSN4 gene encoding stress-responsive transcriptional activator MSN4 (CAGL0M13189g~Putative transcription factor similar to S. cerevisiae Msn4p; involved in response to oxidative stress), with translation MTDAMIQEELASYLSDADRKTESPDTSFINSPSQTIPTENSSITNLKGFYNADIGNQLNQDALHSILENLEQSRCTRPVNLQHSLSSSSMNEEEVMTKPEFINPVLLSSATLPKLPSSLSPTTSAQHDSEADGTEVVLPSNNSNLQKAHNNLFMDSSLGNDYDNEVVDFFDVFGERDSLILNDDDADDEQDHDHDQDYDQDQDNFDDSAILSGSRRVSKLLSPTSLQTDRRASLTQTVELASSNPQTKHANAHEEIDANASDISKTLNEYSLDFHSASKLTKYRNRRQSVHGPVGSGVTKRKPSLESPLTSPTRTLQALSNANNQYRLTNNAGALNSMLLWEDAVLSDDDDLNEGEDRRNMFIASPASSGLFLNGNEDAALEVVEPSLNVSPVFNPKSLSILDAKNIELSSSKSSTTPVKEFATPMSSRTSVGSLAPSIASNSTTSIRRRRRSAVTPMSSRSSQSLSRRNKSVSVELPDGAKPFQCADCDKAFRRSEHLKRHVRSVHSTERPFPCMFCEKKFSRSDNLSQHLKTHKRHGDF, from the coding sequence ATGACCGATGCTATGATACAGGAAGAGCTGGCTTCTTACTTATCTGACGCTGATAGAAAAACTGAAAGTCCTGACACTTCCTTCATCAACTCCCCTTCGCAGACTATCCCCACGGAGAACAGCAGCATTACTAACTTGAAAGGGTTCTACAACGCTGACATCGGGAACCAACTCAACCAGGACGCGCTGCACTCGATACTAGAGAACCTGGAACAATCGCGCTGCACCAGGCCTGTGAACTTGCAACACTCGCTCTCGTCCAGTTCTATGAACGAGGAAGAAGTCATGACCAAGCCAGAGTTCATTAATCCCGTATTGCTGTCCTCGGCTACGCTGCCTAAGCTGCCAAGCAGCCTCTCCCCAACCACATCCGCCCAGCATGACAGCGAGGCGGACGGAACAGAGGTGGTGCTGCCTAGCAATAACTCTAACCTGCAGAAGGCACATAACAACTTGTTCATGGACTCTAGTCTGGGCAATGATTACGACAACGAAGTCGTGGACTTCTTCGATGTGTTCGGCGAGAGAGACTCCTTGATCCTAAACGATGACGACGCAGATGACGAGCAAGACCACGACCACGACCAGGACTACGACCAGGACCAGGATAATTTCGATGACTCAGCAATCCTTTCTGGCAGCAGAAGAGTCAGCAAATTGCTCAGCCCTACTTCTCTACAGACCGATAGACGCGCATCCCTCACTCAAACCGTGGAATTGGCCTCGTCGAACCCACAGACAAAACATGCTAACGCACATGAAGAAATAGATGCAAACGCTTCTGATATCTCAAAGACATTGAACGAATACAGCTTGGATTTTCACTCGGCATCCAAGCTTACAAAATACAGAAATAGAAGACAATCAGTTCATGGGCCAGTGGGTTCAGGCGTGACAAAACGCAAACCTTCATTAGAGAGCCCACTGACTTCGCCAACTAGAACTCTACAGGCATTGAGTAATGCCAACAACCAGTACAGATTAACTAACAACGCCGGTGCGTTGAATAGCATGTTGCTTTGGGAAGATGCTGTCCTGTCCGATGATGACGACTTGAACGAAGGCGAAGACCGCAGAAATATGTTCATTGCATCTCCTGCCAGTTCAGGTCTTTTCTTGAACGGCAATGAGGATGCTGCCCTAGAGGTTGTCGAACCAAGTTTGAACGTGTCTCCTGTATTTAACCCAAAATCACTTTCAATTCTCGATGCCAAAAATATCGAATTGAGCTCAAGCAAATCTAGTACAACGCCCGTTAAAGAGTTTGCTACTCCAATGTCCTCTCGCACAAGCGTAGGGTCATTAGCACCTTCTATTGCCTCAAATTCTACTACGTCAATTAGAAGGCGAAGAAGGTCTGCTGTAACTCCTATGAGCTCTAGAAGCTCTCAAAgtctttcaagaagaaataagTCAGTTTCTGTGGAGCTACCAGACGGAGCAAAACCATTCCAATGTGCCGATTGTGACAAAGCTTTCAGAAGAAGTGAACATTTGAAGAGGCATGTTCGTTCTGTTCACTCAACAGAAAGACCATTCCCCTGCATGTTCTGTGAGAAGAAGTTCAGCAGAAGCGATAACTTATCTCAGCATTTGAAAACACATAAAAGACACGGAGACTTTTAA
- a CDS encoding uncharacterized protein (CAGL0M13123g~Protein of unknown function), producing MSYARKIAVHDDYRRGYKNSISNPHSKNWKNRNSVASDKSLEIAAAKTALRRYSNDHVPNLRKVDRSSSGSEVSRVSTGYLSHKRISSGYSEYEIIHETPKNATDKLINASILQDKLTPFHTQERNFQNLEGGPVFKDVAVIKFSDNISYTDTDNGQKKFQEKKVQYTDNIIATDVHRHEVIHLPRTLRQNIHPNKLLSSECLEIKKSKLDKNDQNGISQKEREGTSSFAKNSIVSKQHNRDTFIYDRNVDNNKAIVDDKIQFANRYSLELILNKIEVEKQELISEHKSKIDTSRALLTSQGDFIQRWSTSHEHDLEFLINDPHSDDILGEKKIVALKEYDMSRKNDIRQLVSNLASKTEELNNILTVKENRLRILEENTKANDNAKSLIASELASHRNMVDYLEKKCAQYTNHLSHINESPNDTLDNFHKDEYALLKSDLFRRKKLIHDLEDQLTAYSLKEEEYAESKNTLACQLEEQKFLLEKIRKDFSATNSAFATKPLADAEKHLMIRSVNGINDPLRMGAITESGLSGSKPAVVTSISDNRPNKSSFIDRLLIGKNAALKYRKKQLSIVKRKASNTLTNLRNSCDKPEISEPIVPIEMEEVSGGAPMRLISLTDAKVMHGNLSRGIPILDKGINTISEGYANPTLTQPRARESFFEEMF from the coding sequence ATGAGCTATGCGAGAAAAATTGCTGTTCATGATGATTACAGAAGGGGGTATAAAAATTCTATATCAAACCCACACTCaaagaattggaagaatAGAAACTCTGTGGCATCAGACAAGAGCTTAGAAATAGCGGCTGCTAAAACTGCTTTACGTAGATACAGTAATGATCATGTGCCAAACTTAAGAAAAGTTGATAGATCATCGAGTGGTAGTGAAGTATCTAGAGTGTCAACAGGTTATCTTTCCCATAAGAGAATATCTTCGGGGTATTCGGAATACGAGATAATTCATGAAACCCCCAAAAATGCAACAGATAAACTTATAAATGCAAGTATTCTTCAAGATAAGCTGACCCCGTTTCATACACAGGAAAGgaattttcaaaatctgGAAGGAGGTCCAGTTTTTAAAGATGTTGCAGTTATTAAATTCAGTGACAATATATCCTATACAGATACTGATAATGGCCAAAAGAAATTTCAGGAGAAGAAAGTGCAATACACAGATAATATTATAGCCACAGATGTTCATAGACATGAAGTAATCCATTTACCAAGAACTCTAAGGCAAAATATTCATCCAAATAAACTTCTCAGCTCTGAATGTcttgaaattaaaaaatcGAAACTAGATAAAAATGATCAGAATGGTATTTCACAAAAGGAAAGGGAAGGTACATCTTCATTTGCTAAGAATAGCATAGTTAGTAAACAGCATAATCGTGACACCTTCATTTATGATAGGAAtgttgataataataaggCAATTGTGGACGATAAAATTCAGTTTGCAAATAGATATTCTTTGGAGCTAATATTAAATAAGATAGAGGTCGAAAAGCAAGAATTGATTAGTGAACATAAAAGTAAAATAGACACATCAAGGGCACTTCTGACATCTCAGGGCGATTTTATTCAAAGATGGAGCACATCGCATGAGCATGATCTCGAATTTTTGATCAATGATCCTCATTCAGACGATATTTTGGGTGAGAAGAAAATCGTTGCATTGAAGGAATATGATATGAGTCGGAAAAATGACATTAGACAGCTTGTGTCGAATTTAGCAAGTAAAACAGAGGAGCTCAACAATATACTAACTGTAAAAGAAAACCGACTGCGaattcttgaagaaaatactaAAGCCAATGATAATGCTAAGTCACTGATTGCAAGTGAGCTAGCATCGCATAGGAACATGGTAGATTAtttagaaaagaaatgtgCACAATACACAAATCATTTATCCCACATTAATGAAAGTCCCAATGATACGTTAGATAATTTTCATAAAGATGAATATGCTTTGCTCAAAAGTGATTTATTTCGGAGGAAGAAACTAATACATGATCTCGAAGATCAATTGACAGCGTACAGCttgaaagaggaagaatacgcagaatcaaaaaatacCCTGGCCTGCCAATTGGAAGAGCAGAAATTTTTGCTAGAGAAAATTAGGAAAGACTTCAGCGCTACAAATTCAGCGTTTGCAACTAAACCTCTTGCAGATGCAGAAAAACATTTGATGATACGTTCAGTAAATGGCATTAATGACCCATTAAGAATGGGTGCAATTACCGAAAGCGGCTTAAGTGGATCGAAACCAGCTGTTGTTACATCTATCTCAGATAACCGCCCTAATAAATCCAGCTTCATTGACAGACTTCTCATAGGTAAAAATGCAGCTCTAAAATATCGTAAAAAACAGTTGTCAATAGTAAAGAGAAAAGCTTCTAATACATTAACAAACCTGAGGAACTCCTGTGACAAACCTGAAATCTCTGAGCCGATTGTGCCAATAGAGATGGAAGAGGTGTCTGGGGGTGCACCAATGAGGCTAATTTCGTTGACTGATGCTAAAGTAATGCATGGAAATCTTTCTAGAGGCATTCCGATTTTGGATAAAGGTATTAATACGATCAGTGAAGGATATGCGAACCCTACTCTAACTCAACCTCGCGCAAGAGAAAGcttttttgaagaaatgtTTTAG
- the MDM35 gene encoding Mdm35p (CAGL0M13057g~Ortholog(s) have role in mitochondrial respiratory chain complex assembly, phospholipid translocation and cytosol, mitochondrial intermembrane space, nucleus localization) produces the protein MGNVMSQSFAPECTELKKEYDNCFNEWYMEKFLKGKSIENECTKQWYAYTECVNAALVKQGIKPALDEARKEAPFEQGGKLAGADDDKI, from the coding sequence ATGGGTAACGTGATGTCGCAGAGTTTTGCACCTGAGTGCACtgagttgaagaaggaGTACGACAACTGTTTCAATGAGTGGTACATGGAGAAGTTTCTGAAGGGTAAGTCTATCGAGAACGAGTGCACGAAGCAGTGGTATGCGTACACCGAGTGTGTGAACGCTGCGCTGGTGAAGCAAGGCATCAAGCCCGCGCTGGACGAGGCACGCAAGGAGGCACCTTTCGAGCAAGGCGGGAAACTCGCCGGAGCAGACGACGACAAGATATAA
- the ASK1 gene encoding Ask1p (CAGL0M13079g~Ortholog(s) have microtubule plus-end binding activity), protein MDRELERLDQEITLELQKIDGNLSHCFDVITKQVIPRVVAYGQVCDAISDSCEWLGTLCKSSGVVDLKRDVLLERTPVRDSDAHGNAHGDTHGNAHGDAHGEANAERSYGDVAGGEEHNSTVQSEVSDSTMGKYREDDTREQGEDDSVQRQKKRKVSLLIQERYGSSSSVMPSPDKRVPQQSLGSSPVKEQVPLPGTVIHFSTK, encoded by the coding sequence ATGGACAGGGAATTGGAGCGGTTAGACCAGGAGATTACACTTGAGCTGCAGAAGATCGACGGGAATCTGTCGCACTGCTTTGACGTGATCACTAAGCAGGTTATACCACGGGTAGTGGCGTATGGCCAGGTTTGCGATGCTATCAGCGACAGCTGTGAGTGGCTCGGGACGCTGTGCAAGAGCAGTGGTGTTGTGGACTTAAAGCGAGACGTGCTGCTCGAGAGGACGCCGGTTCGCGATAGCGATGCGCACGGTAATGCACATGGCGATACCCACGGTAATGCCCATGGTGACGCCCATGGTGAAGCCAACGCAGAGCGCAGTTACGGCGATGTGGCCGGTGGGGAAGAGCACAACAGCACAGTGCAGTCGGAAGTATCTGATAGCACCATGGGAAAGTACCGCGAGGATGACACTCGGGAGCAAGGAGAGGACGACAGTGTGCAGAggcagaagaagaggaaagtGTCGCTGCTGATCCAGGAGCGGTACGGGTCGAGTTCGAGCGTGATGCCGTCTCCAGATAAGCGGGTGCCGCAGCAGAGCCTGGGCAGCTCGCCAGTGAAAGAGCAAGTGCCATTACCTGGGACCGTGATCCATTTCTCGACGAAGTGA
- the SFK1 gene encoding Sfk1p (CAGL0M13101g~Protein of unknown function), with protein sequence MFKRPGNYFFIVPWIAFIPWYGMLIAMLICWAAQGHPIYWFMHTEQFPVYISDIGATNLRPLFIACAGWQGLGYVITIACEYFQRAGRWPFRMPNSKSPHVEAEYDNVSSYTERLLHSRLLMPPYYTKHERNLIFASFVLGCIGEIALLMCSIFSTAKYHHVHISMVAIFCIFMLLSIVCLTAEYFSMGRHYASIHPLAATKADFDPSNPTNIDSLPWNKWTGHIWNKFTISATLKTIWCIAAIVWAICFGAIHDNSKSACFEWLLAFWFGIIFMIISADFYLGSLYKRSKYFHQIETFAGYYKYDKFAGVRDYESNDSSGKYEDSDRTETMVQEDSPVEA encoded by the coding sequence ATGTTCAAAAGACCCGGGAACTATTTCTTCATAGTGCCATGGATAGCGTTCATTCCATGGTATGGTATGCTAATTGCGATGCTTATTTGCTGGGCTGCTCAAGGGCACCCCATCTACTGGTTCATGCACACTGAGCAGTTCCCAGTGTACATATCTGACATAGGTGCCACCAACCTGAGACCGCTGTTCATCGCCTGTGCCGGATGGCAAGGTCTCGGCTATGTCATCACCATCGCCTGCGAGTACTTCCAGAGAGCCGGCAGATGGCCCTTCCGGATGCCCAACTCGAAGTCTCCGCATGTGGAGGCTGAGTACGACAACGTCTCCTCATACACCGAGCGTCTGTTGCACTCACGCTTGCTGATGCCTCCTTACTACACAAAGCATGAGAGGAACCTGATCTTTGCGAGCTTTGTGCTGGGGTGCATAGGTGAAATCGCCCTGCTGATGTGTAGTATCTTCTCAACTGCAAAGTACCACCATGTGCACATCTCAATGGTGGCCATTTTCTGCATCTTCATGCTCTTGTCCATCGTCTGCTTGACCGCGGAATATTTCTCCATGGGAAGACACTACGCCTCCATCCACCCGCTCGCCGCCACCAAGGCTGACTTCGACCCCAGCAACCCCACAAACATCGATTCCCTACCTTGGAACAAGTGGACAGGCCACATCTGGAACAAGTTCACCATAAGTGCCACCTTGAAGACCATATGGTGTATTGCCGCTATAGTGTGGGCCATCTGTTTCGGTGCCATCCACGACAACTCCAAGAGTGCTTGCTTCGAGTGGCTCTTGGCTTTCTGGTTTGGTATCATATTCATGATAATATCAGCAGACTTCTACCTGGGAAGCTTGTATAAGAGGTCCAAGTACTTCCACCAGATAGAGACATTCGCTGGCTACTACAAATATGACAAGTTTGCTGGCGTACGCGACTATGAATCTAACGACAGCTCTGGCAAATATGAAGACAGCGACAGAACTGAGACCATGGTTCAAGAAGATTCACCAGTAGAGGCATGA
- the ELM1 gene encoding serine/threonine protein kinase ELM1 (CAGL0M13167g~Ortholog(s) have protein serine/threonine kinase activity), which produces MSDNEYPTVLPEWSPKYLRFYGQINGAGTHKQKFQPNSYYSLMEDHLFDMVDELKTTTTEIDASNDDGVNGYVMGSKPAGKGQFSYVYRARKHNRMYSIKMIPKKPLNSQQYSMNQVLRQIQTWRLKGFLPESKPKTDIKSESDNSSGDMISPSLDITADETIMMMNLQKCRREIFILSKLSKMEGKGHQNLIKMFEVLDSAKSSSIYLIGDWCNLGELKWRRDNLNEVHAQWLNIDKNISVEEFSLRALRELTDGLKFMKINGCIHRDLKPSNILLDSVSGRFKISDFGCCIIDPKHMSFIDDSSDRSVERLFNSELNKIVGTPAFTAPELCNFKQINENTNTTSNTIVDGFKLDVWSLGVTIFCLLNNELPFFGENEFDTYNQITEKSLEDYYDVCPLNKFVIDRLLAKDPKTRIDIFEIEKVLQKYMVSKTKKKSGFSKMWKKIFKKKGTKEPTLRSNDKPQYSYNNVEVMNAPSGQMSIETRSESSSSFEEPVPITDFLDTYEAGDPLYTEKMKSPEKHVQLPSTASPSPIKIPTPIKALIRIKDSPEKKEPLQETPTKKKSTNRMRSSKEIVDFKQYMDKPFNSSISNDTVRNINSYLESDSAEV; this is translated from the coding sequence ATGTCTGACAATGAATACCCTACAGTGTTACCGGAATGGTCTCCGAAGTACCTGCGATTCTACGGTCAAATTAATGGGGCAGGTACCCATAAGCAGAAGTTTCAGCCAAATAGCTACTACAGTCTAATGGAGGATCATTTGTTTGACATGGTCGATGAGTTGAAAACTACCACCACAGAAATTGATGCTTCAAATGATGATGGAGTCAATGGCTATGTAATGGGCTCAAAACCTGCCGGTAAAGGCCAATTCAGCTATGTTTATAGAGCCCGGAAGCATAATAGAATGTACTCGATTAAAATGATACCAAAGAAGCCTCTGAATTCTCAACAGTACTCGATGAATCAGGTGCTAAGGCAAATACAAACATGGAGACTGAAGGGCTTTTTACCTGAATCGAAACCTAAAACCGATATTAAATCAGAAAGCGACAACTCTTCTGGAGACATGATTTCTCCCAGTTTGGATATAACGGCTGATGAGACtataatgatgatgaatttgCAAAAATGCCGAAGGGAAATATTCATACTATCTAAACTATCAAAGATGGAAGGTAAAGGACACCAAAATTTAATAAAGATGTTTGAAGTACTGGACTCAGCAAAATCATCCTCCATTTATTTAATAGGAGATTGGTGCAATTTGGGGGAACTAAAATGGAGAAGAGATAATTTGAATGAGGTACATGCACAATGGCtgaatattgataaaaacaTTTCGGTCGAAGAGTTTTCATTGAGAGCTCTGAGAGAGCTGACAGATGGATTGAAATTTATGAAGATTAATGGTTGTATACATAGAGACTTAAAACCTTCCAATATATTGCTGGACAGTGTAAGTGGACGTTTTAAGATCTCAGATTTTGGATGCTGTATTATTGATCCAAAGCACATGAGTTTTATAGATGACTCTAGCGATCGTAGTGTTGAGAGACTCTTCAATTCAGAACTAAACAAAATTGTTGGAACGCCAGCGTTTACCGCTCCTGAACTTTGTAATTTTAAacaaataaatgaaaataccAACACAACCTCAAATACTATTGTGGATGGTTTCAAGCTGGATGTTTGGTCATTAGGAGTGACAATATTCTGTCTGTTGAATAATGAATTGCCATTTTTTGGAGAGAACGAGTTTGATACCTATAATCAAATAACTGAAAAATCGTTAGAGGATTATTACGATGTCTGTCCTCTCAATAAATTTGTGATAGATAGGCTCCTTGCTAAAGATCCGAAGACAAGAAtagatatatttgaaatagaaaaagtgctacaaaaatatatggtatccaaaactaaaaagaaatctggATTCTCGAAAATgtggaagaagatatttAAGAAGAAGGGGACTAAGGAACCAACGCTTCGGAGTAATGATAAGCCACAGTATTCATATAACAATGTAGAAGTCATGAACGCGCCATCGGGTCAAATGTCAATAGAAACCCGATCTGAATCTAGTTCATCTTTTGAGGAACCTGTCCCGATAACCGATTTTCTGGATACTTATGAGGCCGGGGATCCATTATATACAGAAAAGATGAAATCGCCTGAAAAGCATGTACAGTTACCTTCCACTGCATCTCCATCGCCTATAAAAATACCGACACCTATCAAGGCATTAATTCGAATTAAGGATTCTCCAGAGAAAAAAGAGCCATTGCAAGAAACACctacaaagaaaaagagtACAAATAGAATGAGATCTTCTAAGGAAATAGTCGACTTCAAACAATATATGGATAAGCCGTTCAATAGTTCAATATCCAACGATACAGTTAGAAACATAAACTCGTATTTAGAATCAGATTCAGCTGAGGTCTAA